The following are encoded in a window of Castanea sativa cultivar Marrone di Chiusa Pesio chromosome 5, ASM4071231v1 genomic DNA:
- the LOC142633947 gene encoding uncharacterized protein LOC142633947 has protein sequence MHKASTQDVQPPVHATRPSKYLDVWDLPDDQVIELPLNSMHQPVDERERAFIGFLGTIAPKPHMCPIRYLNWKDMPEELKKECWRVVERKYAVPTNPTAYVALKTFTL, from the exons ATGCACAAAGCTTCTACGCAAG ATGTGCAGCCACCTGTACATGCCACTCGCCCGAGCAAGTACTTGGATGTTTGGGATCTTCCCGATGACCAAGTAATTGAGTTGCCACTAAATAGTATGCATCAGCCAGTTGATGAAAGGGAGAGGGCTTTCATTGGTTTCTTGGGTACGATTGCGCCAAAACCTCACATGTGCCCGATTAGATATCTAAATTGGAAGGACATGCCCGAAGAACTTAAAAAAGAGTGTTGGCGTGTTGTAGAG CGAAAATATGCTGTCCCTACTAATCCTACTGCATATGTGGCTTTGAAGACATTTACCTTATAG